In the Motacilla alba alba isolate MOTALB_02 chromosome 6, Motacilla_alba_V1.0_pri, whole genome shotgun sequence genome, CCGGGGATGATGCAGTCACTCACCCAGAAGATGGAGCCGCAGAactcctccagggctgctgaCATAGCTTGGGGGAGAAGAAGCGGCAGCTCCTTCCTCTCGCTCTGCCCAACTGAGAGACCTGGGCAGATGCTTGGGATAAAAGTCCCCCCACACCCTCAAGCGGTCTTGGGACAAAAAACTCTGATGACCCACAGTTATTTATTAACTCGGTGCTATTGCACAACCCTACAAACCAAAGCAGTGACCAAAAGGGCTTGGGAAGCCGCACAGGCtcaggagaagggaggagaggaagaccCAAGAAAGACACCAAAGAGGAGATACAGGGAAGCCACAGAGTCACTGCAGGACACCACAGCCATTGCTCAGAAACCACAGACCTTGATCAGTGCACACCAACAGAGACAAACTCATCCGGACCAGCTAAAGATGTTACTTTGATGCAACAGACCTCTCCGGTGAGAAGCCTGCTGAACGCCAACAAAAAGTCCAGCAAAGGCTGGTCCCACGAGTGGTGGGCTGGTGCCACCTGGCAAGGGGGCCTGTGACACCAGCAGTGCCCCTTGCCTGGGAATTTGCAGTGTCTGGCAGCTGAGCTGACCATATGATGCACTGGTCTTGCTGAGTCTTCAGGATCCAGATTCCTTTTACTAATTTCCACTCTGCAGAGCCTGAAGATTTTCcaaattccttcttttgcttctttatttGCCACATTTCCATGTTGTCTGTGTGTTATGGCAGTTGGCTGaccacaaaaccccaaagagaCTTTGAATCTTCATTCCAAGGTAACCCCCAACATCTGACAGAAAGAGGATGACTCCCAAGGAGACTGATTGCCACTGAACCCTTGTTGCTTAGGCAGGCCTAGGTGTGACAGGAACATGTGGGGACAGTGCTACTAAGGCTGGAACTGGATTTGCTTTATCATGTGTGCTCTTGAGGAGCAGTAGATAAAAGAGGACAGTAGGGTGACTGTAATTATTGTGCTGTCTCATTGTACATGGAGTTACAAGATAACTCAGAAGTCAAGGGTGACACGATGAGTAATTCCTCAGGAACCATCAATACCAAAAAAAGGCTCAAGGTCCAACTCAGTGGTTAATTATTAGCAATGTTTCTGATTAAATCCACatgtttttgtaaataaaactaTCCCTAGTGCTACGTCCTCTGGGCCAGAACCAATACACTGCTCATGAGAGCTGTAAACTGATGCAATGAGTAAGTGAATGGAGCAGTCACTCAGCCCTTCTCCATCTGGACTGCTGATGTGATTCTTCTTTCTGACACTGGCACTGGTGTCCTCTGGCCTTGCTCAAAACCACTTGGAGCACTGCTGTCACTCGCTTATGACACCTTCCTACATAATGCACTGTTTCAGTTTTTTGAACAGGTCACAGCTCATCCTCACCCTGGCTTTGGTCTCACACTCAGAGTTGAAgtgctgccctcagcacagGAGTCTGCTCTCTTTGATGTTCAAAGCAAGCATAATCCACTTTCTCTACCCTCACAGTTGGGGCATGCTCCTCCTAAAAACCTACAAATCTTTACTGTTCTTCACCTCCTTCCATAAATCTTCCTCCACTAAAATACCTAGAAAACATTCACTGGGACCAAGGCAATCTAAGTAGCGCCTCTTTGGCCAGCAATACCATcatttccctgtgctcccctgtCTTTATCCATCTGTTATACAGCATGTTACAGCTTTCCAAACTAGGCACTGATTCATGCCTGTCTCACACAGGGTCTGATCCAGAGGTCTCTGCCAGGCAATCAGCCAGATTGCTCCAGCCCTCGCTGCTCATATCTTCTATGAAGAGTTTCTCTGCCTTGTCATGTTCTTACCCCATGTTCAAAAACCTGAGGCAGCTTGGTCAGCAGAATATTCTCACCTTAATTATCGTGATTATGTACTGGTAGGCCAATCTTAACTGAGCTACCAGTATCATAATCACAACCATGGCTCATGAAATCTCAACATAAGCCATGAACTCTTACAAACTCGCTATATTGACCATAATCATAAATTTAATCACTCTTTCCAAGTTTGGATTCTTCCTACAGCCTGCACATCAGTCAGTGCTGAAGCAGGCTCTGACACCAGCACCATGCAGTcattcctttcccagctcctctgttAAGAATTTAAGTTCCCAAGGTGTTTTGGGAGACACCAATACCTCTGCTGGATCCATGTAAAAAAGTGGATGTAccctttaaactgaaaatacgTAGTCTTGATGATAGGTTTTCAATAACGTGATTCTATTCAAGGTGACAAAGATGCTGCCACCTTGTCAAGCATCACATTTTTTCCATACATCCTCACAGGCCGTAAGCCATTGCCAAGATAAGAAGAGAAATCTGTACCCTGCATTTGCATCCTGAGATCCATTATCTTGGCTGTCAGAGGGATTCTCTTCAGCTTTGTGATCTTTCACAGaagagcaggcagcacagatAAAGGTGCTTTACTTCTAGGTCTCTACTCTTCTAATGCACCCTCTGATACCATTTAAATCTTTCACTGGGTATTTTACAGAGTAACTGAGCCTGAAGCTTCAATCCTGACTGGGCAGCAACGATCCAACAGGCACATTCCCCAAACACTGTCTGGAAAACAAGCAGTTTATGCTTTATGTTGGGACAAGGACCTGGAAACGCACTTAGAAAAGCAGCTTGTCCTCCCAAGAAATCTCATACGCCAACCCCACCTGAGCACTGAGGACTCACAGCCCCGGATGTCTCACAGCTTCCTCACCTACTCAGTCAGttgctcacagctgctgcattgCTAATCCCCACCTAGGCTGCTGGCTGGCCACAGCAGGCCTTGTTTCCCAGCTGTGGCTATGGTGTTTCCAACCCTGGCATTCCGGATGTGACCGTATTCTCTGGCACGGCAGGGTCCTAATTCAGGCTATGCAACAGGGGTCACGGTCTTACCTGAAAACATAAACTCTAGAAAAGCACGGCAAGAGGGGGGCAGCTGCAGTGTTTATTTGACAATCACATGCAGTGCTATACAATTCAGTCCCCCTACTTGCTCacctcccttcctcccaaaTGCTGcccaacagctgctgctgcaacaTCTGGAAATGAgtccttttatttaaaatggcCAACGTAAGTTTCCAGGCCAGGGACTTCAGGGGAAGCCAAGGGAAGAGGTGTCAGGCTCCATCACCTAGTGCAcatcctctgcagcctgaggaCGGAAGCAGTGCCCATCAGTCCGTGCGCCAGGGCACACCCTGGAGTCTCTCTTGGCCCAGCACGGTGCCCTCCCCTACAGAATGTTCTTGGCAATGGCGTTCAGGGTCCTCACTTTGGCCACGTCTGCCACCTTGATGGAGTACTCGGGGGCAGAGAAGGACGCTCCCATGGCAACGTTCGGATTTCTGTCAGGAAAACCAGTGATTAGTGCTGgcctgctggggacacagatgAGTAAGATCCACCGAGAAAAACACCCCCATATTTCCCCTAGCTTCAGCACTGGCCAAAGATGGGGCCACCCAAACCAAAGCTGGGACAGTAATAGAACAATAATCCAAAGAAGTTCAGACCTATGGACAAATATAGCCCATTCCTCACTCATTTTCCAGAAGTACATCCCACTGGCTTGCCAAATCCTACGTGCTTATGTTAAAAGCATAAGTGCCTTCCCAAGTGCCCTCAAAACTCCTAGGGTGGCAGTAGCAAGAGAAATGCCCCAAGGATCTGGTTCTGCATGGAACTCATATCCACGTGAGGAGCACTGCTGGATTCATACACTGCAGAATACAGTACCAGGCACCATGATCCCAAACATAAAGCACAACTAGCACTCAGGAAGCTGTTTGAAATTTATGCCACTTCTACAAATGCATGCTCACATTCATTAGCCTTTCCCTCACAGAGttctgctaaaaataaacataaataatcAGTTACCTGAACTTCATCCCTGAGTCCCGAGCTGAGCGAGCAGAGCAGTGAAACTCAGAAGCAGTGGAGCCTTCCAGAATCCTCTGCAGGTTGCGCTCTGTGATGCCACCTCCTGGTGGGAACAAGCCCGATGTCACACACCGAGCAGATGACACTATTCCAGACCCGACATCACCCCGGGATCACACCACTAAGGGACAGGAGCCATAGACACTGAAGGGAAAGAACAGCCCTTGGGACAACAGAGACACGGGCAAGTGAAAAGGGACGGGAGAAGCCTTGGCTCATGCTCTCCCACGGATATAGAGctgtccccaaatcctgcagggagcaatagctgcagggctctgccctccccaaCAGGCTGCGTGGCCTTTACTCACACcgggacaggagctgctcctcctgggcagcTGGCTCAGAAAGCCAGATCAGAAAGTGGATTCCAGGGCAAGGAATCCAGGGCAAGGAGGCTAGCAAGGAAAGGCTAAGGATTGCAGGACCTGGTACAGATGACAAACATTACCTGGCATCACCACAATTCTGCCCTTTGCCTGAAAGAAGAGTAACATACATGTCAGTGATATTATTGAGGACCACATCCACAGGTGCATTTGTGAGGCAGCAAAGAAACCTCCCATGCAGCACTTTCCACAAGCTCATGGATGTCACCATGGTTTACAGTTTGTGTGCTCTCACCCATCTTTTTTGTactattcatattttaaaatgaaaagtggAAAAGAACTTGCAGTTACAGCTAAGACAACCTGTCACCATTCCCTCCTACCTCTCCATCCCACCTTGCCACCTCACCTGTTGCACTTTCCTAAAGGGAACTGTGAGACACTCAGCAGGAACCTCGCTCTGCTGTTTGTGTGGGCTCATCACGCCAGCTGTTTAAACCAACTCCCACCACCCTCCCCAAATCTGCAAGCAAGAACCCAACCAGTTTTTGCTGTGGAAGACTTTGGGGCCCAGCCTGCATGGACTTGGGGAAACGGATTAAAGTcaaacaggagagggaagggaagcactCCTTCACAGAATTCCCTCCCAGAAATGAGGGCTATCATAAAGCAGCTgtctgcaggcagtgccagggagcagccacagtaacccagcagagcacagcaagcACTCACCTGTTCTGCAAGCCTCTTAATCAAGGACAATCCTTCCAGTGCTGAGCTGTCACAGCCACTTGTCAACACCCGCTCAAAGCCCAGGGAAATCAGGGTCTCCAGTGCCACCAGAGGGTCATGCACCATGTCAAAGGCTGAGGGACCAGAACAGCAGCTCAGTAATCACTCAGTTCATTGTGCTCAAGCCCTGTCCCTCAGCCAGCTCCCCCAAAGGCAGCGACAGAAGGGTCCTGCTCACACCCTGGATTCACAGCTCCTGACTGCAACACTCCTcttgcagcagtgccagggccacCGTACTCAGCTCCTCAGACAGCTCTCTCACAGGGCAATGATACAGCTCCCACACCTGAGCCCCTGGTGCTTTTCTCTTGTGgggaacagcacagccagccGAGCTCTCCCTCTCCAAAGAACAACCAAAGAAGATCAagctcagctccctcccagcccctccttcccccagcagtgGGACACAGACTGGACCCGGCCAGGGCCGCTGTCCCTGGAAACTCACCGCGGTGAAATGTGACTGGCAGGGGACGGCACACGGCTGCAAGAAGAAGACATGTGGTCAGTCAGGGCTGGTACAGAGTCTCTTGTGCTAGAACCAGAAACAGAAGAGGGCAAGGGCTTCTCAAGCCATTCCTGGGGAGCTCAGAGAGTCCCCATTCTTGCTGGGAACAATGCTGTTCATCCAGCCTTTTTCGTGGGGaagagttcttccaccctttgGGAGAGCAACAAACCTTTGGTTTTATGAGTAACACCAAAATCCCCCATCCTATCTGGAACATGCAGAACCCTCATTCCCACCACAGATGACTTTCTCAGCAAGAAGGAAGCAGGGAAGTTGTATCATCTACCTGGGGAAAGGCCAGAACCATTCCTCTTTGGAAGCAGGGGAGctgatttttgggatttctttcaCTACCTACAATTTCTGCTCTCAGACCACACAAACTTCACCAGAGGTCCTCTGCTTACTGAGCAAAGCTtatttatttctacaaaaataTATCCACCTGCTTCCTGCTAAGTCCTGACAAGAcccttttcctttgctgcacTCCTCACAGCACATTCCCCTTTGTATGAGAACCTCAGCACCACATCTCCAGGGAAAGGCCCAGCCCTCTTTAGCTTTGGCTGTAGCTCCCAAAAAACATGCAGCAAGAAAGAGAATTTCCTCCTGCATGTTTGTGGTCTGGGCTAACAGTCTCCCACTACAGCTTCAGCAGTTTTTCACGTGTTCACACCTCTCTCTTGTAATCTTTTCTCCCTGTGTGtgttaagagagaaaaatgaagatgaatTGCCAGCTACACACAAGGCCAAAGTCCAGGAAATACATATCCTAGACACCTGCAGCAAGGACataaggaaaagaacaaaggaCAAAGAAAACGAGAGAGAATTCAACAGGTCAAAGCAGTTCACCTAAGCCTTCCTACACTTTGCTATTATGTCCCAGGTGGCCTCAAACTCTGTGTGAATGGCTTGGGGCTGCGGCCCTCGGCCTGCAAAGTTTCTAAAGTACTGAACGGCTCACAGGTATGGCAGGCAACTAAACCGAAAACGGTGGAAAGAGATGGCAAGACCGCAAACGGGATGTGCAGACCCAAACCCTCTGTCCACTTAGAAGTGGCATCAGCCGGAGCAGCACTACAACCCCGCCAGGGCCCAGAGCTCTGCCCGGAGGCACCCTCACCCAGCAGCGCCGTGCAGAGCTCCGTGTCGATGCGCCCGTCCTCGGTGAGGGCCCCGAACACCAGCCCGTCAGCGCCGTGCAGCTTGGCCAGGCGGATGTCGGCTTTCATCACCTCCACCTCCCGGTCCGAGTAGAGGAAAtcgccgccgcggggccggaTCATGACGAACACCGGGACCCGCACGCACTGCTTcaccacctgcagcagccctgcgGCGGGACAGGGCCGGCTCAGCGCCCGCCGCGGGACCCGAGCGCAGCGGGGCACCGAAGGGACACCGACAGGAAGGCGgcccggggcggccgcggctcACCCATGCTCGGGGTGGTCCCTCCTTCCACGAGGCCCGCGCACAGCTCGATCCGCCCGGCACCTGCGGAGAGGCGCGTCAGAAccggccccgcggcgctgccgcccccTCCCGCGAGGCCCCCGGGCCTTACCTCCGCGCTCCGCGTTGACGGCGGACTCCACCGAGTCCACGCACACCTCCATGAGGAACCCATCGTCCATGCCTGCGGGACGGGAGCGGCGCGGTCACCCCGGCCCGCCCCATGGCGCTCTaccgggcagcgccggccccgccgcgggcccGCCCCGCTTCCGCCTcgggccccgccccccgcccgcgcTTCCGGGCCCGCCGCCTCGCGGCCCGGGCGCGCGTCTCCCGTCGGCGCGAGGGCGGGCGCGCGGGCGGGCGGAGGCGCGGGACGCGAGCCGGGCGCGCCCACGCCGGCGCGCGGCGCTCGCAAGCCCCGCCCCCCTGGCGcctcggccccgcccccgccgccgcgcgGGCCCCGCCCCCGTCCCGCACGCGCCCTCAGCACCTGCGCTGGCGGCGCGCGGGGGTCGCTGCTCTGCGCTGCCGGTCACGCGCCGCGCGATCGTCATGGCGACGCCCGGGCGGGCCCGGAAGCGCTCGTCCCGCGCTTCCGGCCGCGACACTTCCGGGGTGGCTCGGGATGCTGCGCGCGGcgcgcggcggggcccggcggctGCTGCGGGGGGGGCCCGCACCCACACCCGCACCCACACCGACACCGACACCGACACAcggccgccgccccccgccgctcTGCCTTCCGCGCCGCCTGCTGCAACACGCGCCCCagcccgccgcgccgccgcccgccgtgGGGCGATGGCTGCTGGCCTGCAGCGGTGCCGTGGCCGGTGCCGTGGTGCTGGGCGGCGTCACCAGGTGAGCGCGGCACCTCCAGCCCCGCCGGCAGGGGCGCAGAGCGGGTCCCTGGAGGCAGCCGCCCGTGGGTGCTCTCCGGTCCGCGCCGGCGGTGACCCTCTGCGGCTGTCCCCGCACCGAGAGCCGCCCCGAGAGAGCCTGTGCGAGCTCCTGCCGTGTCTTCCCTTCTTGGCTGCAAGGGGACGTGGTGGGATAGAGCTGGGAGTACCGGGGAGACCGTTCATAGTCTGTGGATGCCACTGCGGGGCAACTCTTAGACGTGATTGTCGTTTTAGATGTGGTCATTCACGGACTCTGATCTCCATCCTGTTCCTAGTTGTGAGCTTAAGGATTGTCTGAACAAAGGTTTTAAGACTTACCTAAGAACCACGGAGTACCCTGGCTTGGGAGGGTCCCCCAAGGACCATCGAAGTCCCAGCTCCTGGGTTGCTGTGCAGCCCACAGCTCTCGCGTCAGTTCTGTA is a window encoding:
- the CUTC gene encoding copper homeostasis protein cutC homolog isoform X2, which encodes MTIARRVTGSAEQRPPRAASAGMDDGFLMEVCVDSVESAVNAERGGLLQVVKQCVRVPVFVMIRPRGGDFLYSDREVEVMKADIRLAKLHGADGLVFGALTEDGRIDTELCTALLAVCRPLPVTFHRAFDMVHDPLVALETLISLGFERVLTSGCDSSALEGLSLIKRLAEQAKGRIVVMPGGGITERNLQRILEGSTASEFHCSARSARDSGMKFRNPNVAMGASFSAPEYSIKVADVAKVRTLNAIAKNIL
- the CUTC gene encoding copper homeostasis protein cutC homolog isoform X1, with the translated sequence MTIARRVTGSAEQRPPRAASAGMDDGFLMEVCVDSVESAVNAERGGAGRIELCAGLVEGGTTPSMGLLQVVKQCVRVPVFVMIRPRGGDFLYSDREVEVMKADIRLAKLHGADGLVFGALTEDGRIDTELCTALLAVCRPLPVTFHRAFDMVHDPLVALETLISLGFERVLTSGCDSSALEGLSLIKRLAEQAKGRIVVMPGGGITERNLQRILEGSTASEFHCSARSARDSGMKFRNPNVAMGASFSAPEYSIKVADVAKVRTLNAIAKNIL
- the CUTC gene encoding copper homeostasis protein cutC homolog isoform X3 → MGSSWRCAWTRWSPPSTRSAEVPGGSSCARASWKEGPPRAWVVKQCVRVPVFVMIRPRGGDFLYSDREVEVMKADIRLAKLHGADGLVFGALTEDGRIDTELCTALLAVCRPLPVTFHRAFDMVHDPLVALETLISLGFERVLTSGCDSSALEGLSLIKRLAEQAKGRIVVMPGGGITERNLQRILEGSTASEFHCSARSARDSGMKFRNPNVAMGASFSAPEYSIKVADVAKVRTLNAIAKNIL